A single region of the Methanothermobacter sp. K4 genome encodes:
- a CDS encoding DUF483 domain-containing protein: protein MLERIYERILRIREDGCRDCLKVVCRMDDFQFNQLMSRLQLQIEITSRYNPPVRPALDPMISTELGVYRGDDENIGRLLGYPECCIQSFSENTRYAIDEGHLAEVDELEVPQGKCALVLPSGFIPCSLRCREAWERNLIAFVDRGEFQGILELEDELRMKLPHFHLAYDEYFEKIILE, encoded by the coding sequence ATGCTAGAGAGGATCTATGAGAGGATACTGAGGATAAGGGAAGATGGATGCAGGGACTGCCTGAAGGTTGTCTGCCGTATGGATGACTTTCAGTTTAACCAGCTCATGTCGAGGCTCCAGCTGCAGATTGAGATAACCTCCAGGTACAATCCTCCTGTGCGGCCCGCCCTGGACCCCATGATATCCACGGAACTTGGTGTGTACAGGGGTGATGATGAGAATATAGGGAGACTCCTTGGCTACCCTGAGTGCTGCATACAGAGTTTCTCTGAGAACACCAGGTATGCGATTGATGAGGGTCACCTTGCAGAGGTGGATGAACTTGAGGTTCCTCAGGGTAAATGCGCCCTTGTGCTTCCATCGGGTTTCATACCCTGCAGCCTCAGATGCAGGGAGGCGTGGGAGAGGAATCTCATAGCCTTTGTAGACAGGGGGGAGTTTCAGGGGATACTTGAACTTGAGGATGAGCTCCGCATGAAGCTCCCGCATTTTCACCTGGCATATGATGAGTATTTTGAGAAGATAATCCTTGAATAA
- a CDS encoding replication factor C large subunit: protein MSWTEKYRPRTFDEVAGNQKAIAEIKEWIKGWKTGEPQPPLLLVGPPGTGKTTIAHIIGREFSDTLELNASDKRSQDAIMRTAGEASATRSLFNHDLKLIILDEVDGIHGNEDRGGVQAINKILRESRHPIVLTANDPYSKRLQSIKPKCKVINIRKVHTSSIAAALKRICRAEGIECPDDILKELAKRSHGDLRSAINDLEAVAGGEERVGEELLSMGEKDSTSSLFDAVRAVLKSRDVSKIREAMRVDDDPTLVLEFIAENVPREYERPHEISRAYDMLSHADIFFGRAVRSRNYTYWRYASDLMGPGVALAKESTYRKFVRYTGSSSFRLLGRTRKQRNLRDSVAGKMAERMHISPKVAISMFPYMEIIFENDEMAYEMREFLELTDEEVKLFRKRKIKAPKTKKTRKRSDKTGPLYTQKKKSRSADKDGKSTDGKTRKSSDDKSPGSDSGDDKPREKQTSLFQFTG, encoded by the coding sequence ATGTCATGGACAGAGAAGTACCGGCCCAGAACCTTTGATGAGGTGGCCGGGAACCAGAAGGCAATAGCCGAGATAAAGGAGTGGATCAAGGGGTGGAAGACCGGCGAGCCCCAGCCACCCCTCCTCCTCGTGGGCCCGCCAGGTACCGGGAAGACAACAATAGCACACATAATAGGGAGGGAGTTCTCAGATACCCTTGAACTCAATGCCAGTGATAAGCGCTCACAGGATGCCATAATGAGGACTGCAGGTGAGGCGTCAGCCACCCGCTCCCTCTTCAACCATGACCTCAAACTGATCATCCTAGACGAGGTGGATGGTATACACGGCAACGAGGACCGGGGAGGTGTCCAGGCCATAAATAAGATCTTAAGGGAGAGCCGCCACCCCATCGTGTTAACCGCCAATGACCCCTACAGCAAAAGGCTTCAGAGCATCAAACCAAAGTGTAAGGTCATAAACATCAGGAAGGTTCACACATCATCCATAGCCGCGGCACTGAAACGGATATGCCGGGCAGAGGGTATAGAGTGCCCCGATGACATCCTCAAGGAACTTGCAAAGAGGTCCCATGGGGATCTGCGTTCGGCAATCAATGACCTTGAGGCGGTGGCCGGTGGTGAGGAGCGCGTTGGTGAGGAACTCCTCAGCATGGGTGAGAAGGATTCCACATCCAGTCTCTTTGATGCTGTGAGGGCCGTGCTGAAGAGCCGCGACGTCTCAAAGATCAGGGAGGCCATGAGGGTGGATGATGACCCGACACTTGTACTTGAATTCATTGCAGAGAATGTTCCAAGGGAATATGAAAGGCCCCATGAGATCAGCAGGGCCTATGACATGCTATCACATGCAGATATATTCTTTGGCCGTGCTGTGAGGAGCAGAAACTACACCTACTGGCGCTACGCCTCTGATCTCATGGGTCCTGGAGTCGCCCTTGCAAAGGAGAGTACCTACAGGAAATTCGTCCGTTACACAGGTTCATCTTCCTTCAGGTTACTCGGAAGAACACGCAAGCAGAGGAACCTCCGGGACAGTGTTGCAGGTAAGATGGCTGAGAGGATGCATATATCACCCAAGGTTGCAATTTCAATGTTCCCCTACATGGAGATAATATTCGAGAACGATGAGATGGCCTATGAGATGAGGGAATTCCTTGAACTCACAGATGAAGAGGTTAAACTGTTCAGGAAAAGGAAGATAAAGGCTCCCAAAACTAAGAAGACACGTAAAAGGTCTGATAAGACAGGACCACTTTACACCCAGAAGAAGAAGTCCCGGAGCGCAGATAAGGACGGTAAGTCAACTGACGGTAAAACCAGAAAATCCAGTGATGACAAATCCCCTGGATCGGATTCCGGTGATGATAAGCCCCGTGAGAAGCAGACTTCACTCTTCCAGTTCACTGGGTGA
- a CDS encoding DedA family protein, protein MLDITVTLTDSVIRFIEETGYPGIVFLMALESACIPVPSEVIMPFSGYIAWQHNLTLTGVVIAGALGNLLGSLLAYIAGLKGGRPLLERYGPYILITDAKLRMADEWFERYGHEAILISRVLPVIRTFISLPAGIARMDLKKFAIYTFAGSLPWCLILAYSGYLLGPRWTSLRPLFHALDYVIIIAIPLIILYIYRKIR, encoded by the coding sequence ATGCTTGATATAACCGTGACCCTTACAGATTCTGTGATCAGATTCATAGAGGAAACCGGGTATCCTGGTATAGTTTTTCTAATGGCCCTTGAAAGTGCCTGTATTCCAGTTCCAAGTGAGGTTATAATGCCATTCAGCGGATACATAGCATGGCAGCACAATCTGACCCTCACTGGCGTTGTAATCGCAGGCGCGCTGGGTAACCTTCTGGGTTCTCTCCTCGCCTACATTGCGGGCCTTAAGGGTGGACGTCCCCTTCTCGAGAGGTATGGTCCCTACATCCTGATAACAGATGCCAAACTCAGGATGGCTGATGAATGGTTTGAAAGGTACGGGCATGAGGCCATCCTTATCTCAAGGGTACTGCCGGTTATAAGAACCTTCATATCCCTTCCCGCCGGTATAGCCAGGATGGATCTGAAGAAATTTGCCATCTACACATTCGCTGGTTCCCTGCCATGGTGCCTCATCCTCGCATATTCAGGCTACCTTCTCGGTCCCCGCTGGACCTCTCTGAGGCCACTGTTCCATGCACTCGATTACGTCATAATCATCGCCATCCCCCTTATCATCCTCTACATTTACAGGAAAATAAGATGA
- the mtxX gene encoding methanogenesis marker protein Mmp4/MtxX, with product MRIVAGVGENRNIERAASSVEFDVELVYSEDEFIEMLRRGRDAYVRGSLPSAGIMAELKSQGPLMRASWIETGKGSFFLAPVGIDEGETVTERLSIATAAGDFLMKTGTEPFIGIISGGRPGDLGRSPAVDSSIRDGELLASMVKDKYEVRHYHILIEEAVRDGCNVIIAPDGITGNLIFRSLVLVGTARSHGAVALGFNGIFVDTSRSQTTAGYRRALRFAHWLATSWRD from the coding sequence ATGAGAATAGTGGCAGGGGTCGGTGAGAACAGGAACATCGAAAGGGCCGCATCATCAGTGGAATTTGATGTTGAACTGGTTTACTCCGAGGACGAATTCATAGAAATGTTAAGAAGGGGAAGGGACGCCTATGTGAGGGGGTCCCTTCCATCAGCAGGTATAATGGCGGAACTCAAAAGTCAGGGGCCTTTGATGAGGGCTTCATGGATAGAAACAGGGAAGGGGAGTTTTTTCCTTGCACCCGTCGGGATAGATGAGGGTGAAACAGTCACCGAAAGGCTCAGCATAGCAACTGCTGCAGGGGACTTTCTCATGAAAACAGGGACCGAGCCATTCATAGGTATAATATCAGGCGGACGGCCAGGTGACCTTGGGAGATCCCCTGCAGTGGACAGTTCAATCCGTGATGGTGAACTTCTGGCATCAATGGTAAAGGATAAATATGAAGTTAGGCACTACCATATACTGATAGAGGAAGCCGTGAGGGATGGGTGCAACGTCATCATAGCACCCGATGGGATAACAGGTAACCTCATATTCAGATCACTGGTTCTCGTTGGCACGGCCAGAAGCCACGGGGCTGTGGCCCTTGGATTTAATGGGATTTTTGTTGACACTTCAAGGTCACAGACCACTGCGGGTTACCGCAGGGCACTCAGATTCGCCCACTGGCTTGCCACCAGTTGGAGAGATTAG
- a CDS encoding DUF4012 domain-containing protein has product MDTKNKIILGLFIVILGLSVVTYENYITNSQNVFVGEKHVLLLCADPGEPRPGIGAVDMAFIITMNEGNITNVTAVYPHNMAHPTAEPPASLRAQGVNRWLLHDALWENDTEQGARLAQEIVEYNTGVKTDIVVIVTPQAVDGILQAIGPVYVEGQGYVSGNSITFLREEQQQGAARGVAIQSLMRAIFNATKDRSKYMAMVNAGIQQYQQGNIVVVPEGAFIQFLISTGLERVTT; this is encoded by the coding sequence ATGGATACAAAAAATAAGATAATCCTCGGTCTCTTCATAGTTATATTAGGTCTTTCAGTTGTAACATATGAAAACTACATCACAAACTCACAGAACGTTTTTGTGGGAGAAAAGCATGTGCTCCTTCTATGCGCAGATCCCGGTGAACCGAGACCAGGTATAGGGGCCGTTGACATGGCCTTCATAATAACCATGAACGAGGGTAACATAACCAACGTGACGGCTGTCTATCCACACAACATGGCCCATCCAACAGCAGAACCCCCTGCATCACTGAGGGCACAGGGAGTAAACAGGTGGCTACTCCATGATGCCCTATGGGAAAATGATACAGAACAGGGCGCCAGACTTGCACAGGAGATCGTTGAATACAATACCGGCGTTAAAACAGATATCGTCGTGATAGTGACACCCCAGGCAGTGGACGGCATCCTCCAGGCAATAGGCCCTGTCTATGTTGAGGGCCAGGGCTATGTTTCAGGAAACAGTATAACATTCCTCAGGGAGGAACAGCAGCAGGGAGCCGCAAGGGGTGTTGCCATTCAGTCACTCATGAGGGCAATATTCAATGCCACAAAGGACCGTTCAAAGTACATGGCCATGGTAAACGCCGGTATACAGCAGTACCAGCAGGGAAACATCGTTGTTGTACCCGAAGGTGCCTTCATCCAGTTCCTCATATCCACCGGACTTGAAAGGGTGACCACCTGA
- a CDS encoding TatD family hydrolase, protein MDVHCHLDFKDFNRNREEVIERARGKLRAVIDSGVGLGGNRRALALASDYPGFIYPTMGFHPADASKARPELIEEVAGQIESHIDRIVAIGETGMDFHHTRDAEGRRRQEEAFRIFAGLAEEHEMPLVVHARDAEERALEIVLEHSIPEVVFHCYGGSLSTAERIIDAGYHISISTLVAFSDHHMKLVGDLPLESMLTETDSPYLSPFRGKRNEPAFVAEAVKKIAQIKDTDVEDVDRVTTSTAERVFDL, encoded by the coding sequence ATAGATGTTCACTGTCACCTGGACTTCAAGGACTTCAACAGGAACCGTGAAGAGGTTATTGAGAGGGCCAGAGGGAAACTCAGGGCTGTTATAGATTCAGGTGTTGGACTCGGGGGCAACAGGAGGGCCCTTGCACTCGCCTCAGATTATCCAGGATTCATATACCCCACAATGGGTTTCCATCCCGCCGACGCATCAAAGGCAAGGCCTGAACTCATAGAGGAGGTCGCGGGGCAGATAGAATCACACATTGACAGGATAGTGGCCATAGGCGAGACAGGCATGGACTTCCACCACACCCGTGACGCTGAGGGGAGAAGGAGACAGGAGGAGGCATTCAGGATTTTCGCAGGGCTTGCAGAGGAACATGAGATGCCCCTGGTTGTCCATGCAAGGGACGCCGAGGAGAGGGCCCTTGAGATCGTACTCGAGCACAGCATACCCGAGGTGGTCTTTCACTGCTATGGTGGCAGCCTGTCAACTGCAGAGAGGATAATAGACGCCGGGTACCACATATCCATATCAACACTTGTGGCATTCTCGGATCACCACATGAAACTTGTGGGGGACCTCCCGCTGGAGAGTATGCTTACAGAGACCGACAGCCCGTACCTCTCCCCTTTCAGGGGAAAGCGGAACGAACCCGCATTCGTGGCTGAGGCGGTTAAGAAAATAGCACAGATCAAGGATACCGATGTTGAGGATGTTGATAGGGTGACAACATCCACTGCAGAAAGAGTTTTTGACCTGTGA
- a CDS encoding cobaltochelatase subunit CobN, translating into MKKFLLIAMILLLVSVPSVSAADNDTNTTDSKMLKDTNMVVLLTGCVVGTVDPIMNDAYRNDLLPSGYNFTLKIYTMDTFNLNSTASRQFKNDLKNADIFFLFTRPGYPVTGMSYGTEFDAAVDFQALAASMKPGARIFVLGPVKPNVTGVNVTNLPAYGPVAAPALSRENIKRTLLEVLRLSGAVNLTANDTKLVPGIQDFLYHPLAPRVYTDRASYTEWYMNTTLYRPGAPWVGVAILNRYYLSGNMDVYETLIQKLEAKGLNVIPYFYCSDPIGASRRFFMVNNSSVIDALVACVQFGYWPDNQTITFFTDLNVPVQGPLPVFLQTSLDDYINSSRQQGLRGLEYYWLAMFEMQGRIEPILIGGNRVSNPDPITGVTLKEYVAYEPGINQLVERTLSWVKLRKTVNSEKRVAVIYFDSTHDEGMPATNGLNLYASLSNILLAMRAAGYTTGNGNLTPEYIYELINRAGRNPRNMKQSELRKLVEAGCITLPVSEYLQWYSKLPATLRRQVEAIWGPAPGNIMVYNRSIVIPGFILGNMFIGPQPVWKWNGTLNNGTLPPTHQFIAFYLWLQNGFRADAVVHIGQHGTLELLPGHVNAMTENDWPNTLIGSIPNIHLLKMEDPLEAVINPAKRRAYAVTISYLIPPVMRTELYGVYQELADLLGSYSTAEASGDLERMNVLKSLIRDGVKRAGLDVRLNVSNSTDFSVIRVRLEEYLHELTEILMPYGLHTFGELPDSETLERFLDAIISFDPANRTARRDEIRNLLIMSASNEMASLLRALNGEFIQPAPARSPIINLAALPTGRNMYTFDPSSIPDPAAVVMGSRAAEEMLKRHRDANGGRYPQTVAVDIGDVISTGGQSIAAIFYLLGVKPIYESGALIGTEIIPLSELGRPRIDVVISDFHNFRGAIPGVMDVIDNTIKRIANLNESAEMNYVRKHYITLRSGIYSELVASGMNSSEADALADRLARTRIFGLPPGADPHGAGVDRILWSRDDWTAEQLAETYLSYYSYAYGRDLNGLQSPKLLESLLRTVDTTMVIMPYRAPGEGTCLYRVSVTVNFMVNYLTGRNINSYIAKTAYGTPIIRTLQESAYDDLAVTLLNPTWIQGKLREGPSGSASIALQVRDLFTSDALVDVASDDVWRRIADTFLFDGSVRSQLDASALQMIARYVRQAHTRGLVALSGAELAAISEMLGEGTSTDTDQGGEQGSDHETTTGSPGNTGRDGRGSAGTHAGVSAQSQTSESGASSPEAAGVTEQKPGSAYEISTPHAEDKSGSAQLYAVIGILGIFCLLGVGYYFGPLRK; encoded by the coding sequence ATGAAGAAGTTTCTGCTGATCGCAATGATTCTGCTACTTGTTTCAGTTCCATCAGTGTCAGCAGCAGACAACGATACCAACACAACAGACTCGAAGATGCTTAAGGATACAAACATGGTGGTGCTACTCACAGGCTGCGTGGTGGGAACCGTCGACCCCATAATGAATGACGCATACCGCAATGACCTCCTCCCCAGTGGATACAACTTCACTCTGAAGATATACACCATGGACACCTTCAACCTCAACTCAACGGCATCCAGGCAGTTCAAAAATGACTTGAAGAACGCTGATATATTCTTCCTATTCACAAGACCCGGTTACCCTGTGACAGGGATGAGCTATGGGACAGAATTCGATGCGGCGGTTGACTTTCAGGCCCTTGCAGCCAGTATGAAACCAGGGGCGCGAATATTTGTCCTGGGCCCTGTAAAACCCAACGTCACAGGTGTGAATGTGACTAACCTTCCAGCCTACGGTCCTGTAGCAGCACCAGCACTTTCACGGGAAAACATAAAGAGGACACTCCTGGAGGTTCTGAGGCTCAGCGGGGCCGTGAACCTGACGGCCAACGACACAAAACTGGTACCCGGAATCCAGGACTTCCTCTACCATCCACTTGCACCACGTGTTTACACAGACAGGGCATCATACACAGAATGGTACATGAACACCACCCTCTACAGGCCTGGAGCCCCATGGGTTGGGGTTGCCATACTGAACCGTTACTACCTCTCAGGTAACATGGACGTCTATGAGACCCTCATACAGAAACTCGAGGCAAAGGGACTCAACGTGATACCCTACTTCTACTGTTCAGACCCTATAGGTGCCTCAAGGCGCTTCTTCATGGTCAACAACAGTTCAGTGATTGACGCACTTGTTGCCTGTGTACAGTTCGGTTACTGGCCAGACAACCAGACCATAACCTTCTTCACTGACCTCAACGTTCCTGTGCAGGGGCCACTGCCGGTGTTCCTCCAGACATCCCTGGATGATTACATAAACAGCAGCAGACAGCAGGGCCTCAGGGGCCTGGAATACTACTGGCTTGCCATGTTCGAGATGCAGGGACGAATAGAGCCCATCCTGATAGGTGGTAACAGGGTATCGAACCCTGACCCGATAACAGGGGTGACACTCAAGGAATACGTGGCCTACGAGCCAGGGATAAACCAGCTGGTGGAGCGCACACTCTCATGGGTGAAACTCCGGAAGACGGTGAACAGTGAGAAGAGGGTGGCAGTCATCTACTTTGACAGCACCCACGATGAGGGAATGCCAGCAACCAACGGCCTCAACCTCTACGCCAGTCTGAGCAATATACTCCTTGCAATGAGGGCCGCAGGTTACACCACAGGAAATGGAAATCTGACCCCTGAGTACATTTATGAACTCATAAACAGGGCAGGAAGAAACCCCAGGAACATGAAACAGTCAGAACTCCGGAAACTGGTTGAGGCTGGATGCATCACATTACCTGTTTCAGAGTACCTCCAGTGGTATTCAAAGCTCCCTGCAACCCTCAGGCGTCAGGTTGAGGCGATCTGGGGTCCGGCTCCAGGGAACATCATGGTCTACAACAGGAGCATAGTGATCCCCGGCTTCATCCTCGGCAACATGTTCATAGGTCCGCAGCCGGTCTGGAAGTGGAACGGCACCCTCAACAACGGCACACTACCACCGACACACCAGTTCATCGCATTCTACCTCTGGCTTCAGAATGGATTCAGGGCCGATGCAGTGGTGCACATAGGACAGCACGGCACACTGGAGCTGCTCCCAGGCCATGTGAATGCCATGACAGAGAATGACTGGCCAAACACCCTCATAGGATCCATCCCCAACATACACCTCCTCAAGATGGAGGACCCACTTGAGGCTGTTATAAACCCTGCCAAGAGGAGGGCATACGCCGTCACCATATCATACCTCATACCACCGGTTATGAGAACGGAACTCTACGGCGTATACCAGGAACTTGCAGACCTCCTGGGTTCATACAGCACTGCAGAGGCATCAGGGGATTTGGAGAGGATGAATGTCCTCAAATCCCTCATAAGGGATGGTGTGAAGAGGGCGGGCCTTGATGTGAGGCTCAACGTGAGTAACTCAACCGACTTCAGTGTCATCCGTGTGAGACTTGAGGAGTACCTACATGAACTCACAGAGATCCTCATGCCCTATGGACTCCACACATTTGGGGAGCTTCCTGACAGTGAAACCCTTGAGAGGTTCCTTGATGCAATCATATCCTTTGACCCTGCAAACAGGACTGCCAGGAGGGATGAGATAAGGAACCTCCTCATTATGAGCGCCAGCAACGAGATGGCCTCACTCCTGAGGGCCCTTAACGGGGAATTCATACAGCCGGCTCCAGCAAGAAGCCCCATAATCAACCTTGCAGCACTTCCAACAGGTCGAAACATGTACACATTCGATCCATCATCCATCCCGGACCCTGCCGCGGTGGTAATGGGATCAAGGGCTGCAGAGGAGATGCTGAAACGCCACAGGGATGCAAACGGGGGAAGGTACCCTCAAACTGTTGCTGTTGATATAGGTGACGTTATATCAACAGGCGGTCAGAGTATCGCAGCCATATTCTACCTCCTGGGCGTTAAACCAATCTACGAGAGCGGAGCACTCATCGGGACAGAGATCATACCACTAAGTGAACTTGGAAGACCAAGGATCGACGTTGTGATAAGCGACTTCCACAACTTCCGCGGAGCAATCCCGGGGGTCATGGACGTCATAGACAATACAATTAAGAGGATAGCGAACCTCAACGAGTCAGCTGAGATGAACTATGTGCGAAAACACTACATTACCCTCAGATCAGGTATCTACAGTGAACTGGTGGCCTCAGGAATGAACAGTTCAGAGGCCGATGCATTGGCGGACAGGCTTGCAAGGACCAGGATCTTTGGGCTGCCACCGGGTGCAGATCCCCATGGTGCAGGTGTCGACAGGATACTCTGGTCACGGGATGACTGGACAGCCGAGCAGCTTGCAGAGACCTACCTCAGCTACTACTCATATGCCTATGGGAGGGACCTCAACGGCCTCCAGAGCCCGAAACTCCTGGAGTCACTCCTTCGTACAGTTGACACTACCATGGTGATAATGCCCTACAGGGCACCTGGCGAGGGCACCTGCCTCTACAGGGTCTCAGTCACCGTGAACTTCATGGTGAACTACCTCACAGGTAGAAACATAAACAGCTACATTGCAAAAACAGCCTACGGAACACCCATCATAAGGACCCTCCAGGAGTCAGCCTACGATGACCTTGCAGTGACACTCCTAAACCCCACCTGGATCCAGGGCAAGCTACGTGAGGGACCATCTGGCAGCGCATCAATAGCACTGCAGGTTAGGGATCTCTTCACAAGTGATGCCCTCGTTGACGTGGCATCAGATGATGTCTGGAGGAGGATCGCAGATACATTCCTCTTTGACGGCTCTGTGAGGTCACAGCTTGATGCATCAGCCCTCCAGATGATAGCAAGGTACGTGAGGCAGGCCCATACAAGGGGACTTGTAGCCCTCTCAGGGGCTGAACTCGCAGCAATATCTGAGATGCTGGGTGAGGGGACATCCACAGACACGGATCAGGGAGGCGAACAGGGTTCAGACCATGAAACCACCACAGGATCCCCTGGAAACACAGGAAGGGATGGAAGAGGATCTGCGGGCACCCATGCAGGGGTTTCGGCACAGTCTCAGACTTCAGAGTCAGGTGCATCATCCCCTGAGGCCGCAGGAGTCACTGAACAGAAACCAGGCAGTGCATATGAGATCTCAACTCCACATGCAGAGGATAAATCAGGCAGCGCACAGCTCTATGCCGTTATTGGCATCCTTGGAATCTTCTGCCTGCTGGGAGTTGGCTACTACTTCGGACCCCTCAGAAAATAA
- the uppS gene encoding polyprenyl diphosphate synthase yields MSPLRPLYKLYEWYISRNLKRDRMPRHVAIIMDGNRRYSRLQGSIDPIEGHRKGIETLEKVLDWCVDLGIEIVTAYAFSTENFKRPENEVKGLMKLFKENFEAIASNKKIHKNRVRVKAVGKLELLPEDVRKAIEVAERSTEGYSDRLVNIAIGYDGRQEIVDAARKIAEDVRAGRIDPEDIDEDMINRNLYTAGLEDPHLIIRTSGEERLSGFLLWQSSYSELYFCDSLWPELRKVDFLRAIRSYQQRERRFGT; encoded by the coding sequence ATGTCACCTTTAAGACCTCTTTACAAACTGTATGAGTGGTACATATCGCGCAACCTCAAAAGGGACAGGATGCCAAGGCACGTTGCCATTATAATGGATGGTAACAGGAGATACTCACGACTCCAGGGCAGCATTGACCCCATAGAGGGTCACAGGAAGGGTATTGAGACACTGGAGAAGGTCCTGGACTGGTGCGTTGACCTTGGAATAGAGATAGTGACTGCCTATGCATTCTCAACTGAAAACTTTAAAAGACCAGAAAATGAGGTTAAGGGGCTAATGAAGCTCTTCAAAGAGAACTTCGAGGCCATAGCAAGCAATAAGAAGATCCATAAAAACCGTGTCAGGGTCAAGGCAGTAGGGAAACTTGAACTGCTCCCTGAAGATGTTAGAAAGGCGATAGAGGTCGCTGAGAGGTCAACAGAGGGATACTCTGATCGCCTTGTGAACATCGCCATAGGATATGATGGTAGACAGGAGATAGTGGACGCCGCAAGGAAAATCGCCGAGGACGTCAGGGCCGGCCGCATTGACCCCGAGGACATAGACGAGGACATGATAAACAGGAACCTCTACACCGCTGGGCTGGAGGACCCCCACCTCATAATAAGGACCAGTGGTGAGGAGCGCCTCAGCGGGTTCCTTCTATGGCAGTCATCCTATTCAGAACTGTACTTCTGCGACAGCCTCTGGCCAGAACTTCGAAAGGTCGACTTCTTAAGGGCCATAAGGTCATACCAGCAGAGGGAGAGGAGATTCGGTACCTAG
- a CDS encoding 2,5-diamino-6-(ribosylamino)-4(3H)-pyrimidinone 5'-phosphate reductase: MRPYVILNAAMTLDGKIATKTGSSEISGEEDLRRVHELRRECDAIMVGINTVLADDPRLTVHRVDAEEGDNPVRVVVDSRARTPLDFRVLNDEAPTVIGVSESAPESRVNELRKRAEVVVAGKDRVDLRLLLERLHEMGVRRLMLEGGSTLNYSMLRGGLVDEVRVCIAPMIAGGEEARTLVDGEGIEDMSEAIKLELERFYTLGEDLIVEYTVKR, translated from the coding sequence ATGAGGCCATACGTTATACTCAACGCAGCCATGACACTGGACGGTAAGATTGCGACGAAAACAGGGAGCTCTGAGATATCCGGTGAGGAGGACCTCAGGAGGGTCCATGAGCTTCGACGGGAATGTGACGCCATAATGGTGGGGATAAACACGGTACTCGCAGATGACCCCCGCCTCACCGTCCACAGGGTTGATGCAGAGGAAGGGGATAACCCTGTGAGGGTGGTGGTTGACAGCAGGGCAAGGACGCCCCTGGATTTCAGGGTCCTCAATGACGAGGCCCCCACGGTGATAGGTGTCTCGGAAAGTGCCCCGGAATCAAGGGTTAATGAACTCAGAAAAAGGGCTGAGGTTGTGGTTGCAGGAAAAGACAGGGTGGACCTCCGCCTCCTCCTTGAAAGACTCCATGAGATGGGTGTCAGGAGATTGATGCTCGAGGGGGGCTCAACCCTCAACTACTCCATGTTAAGAGGGGGCCTTGTTGATGAGGTCCGGGTGTGCATAGCCCCGATGATCGCCGGTGGTGAGGAGGCAAGGACACTTGTGGATGGTGAGGGTATAGAAGATATGTCTGAGGCCATAAAACTTGAACTTGAGAGGTTCTACACACTGGGGGAGGACCTCATAGTTGAGTACACCGTAAAGAGGTAG
- a CDS encoding carboxymuconolactone decarboxylase family protein, giving the protein MDRYTAGMEILERIHGESYRKLRDELEDVAPDLSRFVVEFAYGDIYSRDSLDLKTRELVTVAALTVLGAEKQLKSHVKGALNAGCSTEEIIEVIIQMAVYAGFPAAINGVTAAAEVFREMKK; this is encoded by the coding sequence ATGGACAGATATACTGCTGGAATGGAGATACTTGAGAGGATACACGGGGAGTCCTACAGGAAGCTGCGTGATGAACTTGAGGATGTTGCCCCTGATCTTTCAAGGTTCGTGGTTGAATTCGCATACGGTGACATCTACTCAAGGGATTCGCTGGATCTTAAAACAAGGGAACTTGTGACTGTGGCTGCCCTCACAGTCCTTGGGGCTGAAAAACAGTTAAAAAGTCATGTGAAGGGTGCTCTCAATGCAGGGTGCAGCACGGAGGAGATAATTGAGGTCATCATCCAGATGGCAGTCTATGCAGGGTTTCCTGCAGCCATAAACGGGGTTACCGCGGCAGCTGAGGTTTTCAGGGAAATGAAAAAATAA